In Rhododendron vialii isolate Sample 1 chromosome 9a, ASM3025357v1, the following are encoded in one genomic region:
- the LOC131300603 gene encoding protein NRT1/ PTR FAMILY 8.3-like, protein MGIKEDERLEERLLLEDGLPLPQNKSNGQYTGDGSVDINGQPVLKSKTGNWRACPFILGNECCERLAFYGIATNLVSYLTKTLHEGNVSAARNVSTWAGTCYLTPLIGAVVADAYWGRYWTIAAFSTIYFLGMCTLTISATVPALKPAACVDSMCPAATPSQYMVFFFGLYLIALGTGGIKPCVSSFGADQFDDTDPKERVKKGSFFNWFYFSINLGALVSSSLIVWIQENAGWGLGFGIPALFMGIAIASFFSGTSLYRFQNPRGSPLTRMCQVLVASFRKRNLEFPTDSSLLYEEPDKTSAMEGSRKLDHTDELTCLDKAAVISNADGKNMDSNPWRLCTVTQVQELKILIRMFPIWATGIIFAAVYAQMGTMFVEQGTVMDRTVGSFSIPAASLSTFDVISVIFWVPVYDRVLVPIVRKFTGNGRGFSELQRMGIGLFISILSISAAAFVEMRRLAIAESLGLVDVNAPVPLSILWQIPQYFLFGAAEVFTFIGQVEFFYDQSPDTMRSLCSALSLLTTSLGSYLSSFILTLVTSITTKGGSAGWIPDNLNGGHLDYFFWLLAGLSFVNMVVYAFCAKRYKQKKAI, encoded by the exons ATGGGTATCAAGGAGGATGAGAGATTAGAGGAGAGATTGCTCTTGGAAGACGGTCTTCCGCTTCCGCAG AACAAAAGCAATGGACAGTACACTGGAGATGGTTCTGTTGACATTAACGGGCAACCTGTATTGAAGAGCAAGACTGGAAATTGGAGAGCATGCCCCTTCATTCTTG GCAATGAATGTTGTGAACGCCTTGCTTTCTACGGGATTGCTACAAACCTTGTCAGCTATCTCACTAAAACATTACACGAAGGAAATGTCTCTGCGGCAAGAAATGTTTCCACTTGGGCAGGCACTTGCTACCTCACACCCCTTATTGGAGCAGTCGTGGCGGATGCGTATTGGGGAAGATACTGGACAATCGCTGCATTCTCCACTATTTATTTTCTA GGAATGTGCACATTGACCATATCTGCAACAGTTCCTGCCCTTAAGCCTGCAGCATGTGTTGATTCCATGTGCCCTGCTGCGACTCCTTCTCAGTATATGGTATTCTTCTTTGGACTGTATCTGATTGCACTAGGAACTGGTGGGATCAAACCGTGTGTTTCTTCCTTCGGAGCGGATCAATTTGACGATACCGATCCTAAAGAGAGGGTTAAGAAGGGATCCTTCTTcaattggttttatttttcaatcaatttagGCGCTCTCGTATCAAGCAGTTTAATCGTTTGGATTCAAGAAAATGCTGGGTGGGGCCTAGGTTTTGGGATCCCTGCATTGTTCATGGGCATTGCTATTGCAAGTTTCTTTTCAGGCACTTCTCTTTACAGATTTCAGAACCCTCGGGGAAGCCCTCTTACAAGAATGTGCCAAGTTTTGGTGGCATCATTCCGAAAGCGGAATTTGGAGTTCCCTACTGACAGTAGTCTTCTGTATGAAGAACCAGATAAAACCTCAGCAATGGAAGGAAGCAGGAAACTGGACCATACTGATGAATTGAc GTGCCTTGACAAAGCTGCAGTAATCTCAAATGCTGATGGCAAAAACATGGACTCTAATCCATGGAGGCTTTGCACTGTAACCCAAGTGCAAGAACTGAAAATATTAATCCGCATGTTTCCAATCTGGGCAACTGGAATCATCTTTGCTGCTGTTTATGCACAAATGGGCACCATGTTTGTTGAACAAGGGACTGTGATGGACAGGACCGTCGGTTCCTTCTCCATTCCAGCAGCTTCACTCTCCACATTCGATGTCATCAGTGTTATTTTTTGGGTCCCTGTCTATGATAGGGTCCTTGTACCAATAGTGAGAAAATTCACCGGCAATGGGAGAGGATTCTCAGAGTTACAGCGGATGGGAATTGGTCTCTTCATTTCAATATTGTCCATTTCAGCTGCTGCTTTTGTGGAGATGAGGAGACTGGCAATAGCAGAATCCCTTGGTTTGGTTGATGTAAATGCTCCAGTCCCGCTTAGTATTTTATGGCAAATTCCCCAGTATTTCTTGTTTGGGGCTGCAGAGGTGTTTACTTTCATTGGACAGGTAGAGTTTTTTTATGACCAGTCCCCAGATACTATGCGTAGCTTGTGCAGCGCTTTGTCGCTTCTGACGACTTCTTTGGGAAGTTACTTGAGCTCTTTTATCCTGACTTTAGTAACATCTATAACAACAAAGGGCGGGAGTGCTGGATGGATACCTGATAATCTGAATGGGGGTCATCTCGATTATTTCTTCTGGCTTTTGGCGGGACTCAGCTTCGTAAACATGGTGGTGTATGCCTTCTGTGCAAAAAGGTATAAACAGAAAAAGGCAATTTGA